Sequence from the Desulfonatronovibrio magnus genome:
TCTGTGAATTCATCCAGAGACTTTGTCCTGATGATTTTTCTGGTTAGAGCCCTGAGATTCTCTACGGATTGAATGGACTTAATTTTAACCTGGAGCATGCCGGGTATTGGTCCGTATACTTCTGTTGCAAGGTCTATCAAGGTTTCCTGGGTGGCTTCAAGTTTGCCTTCCGTAACCCACTGGGGTTTCTCCAAGATAGCTTTGTTATAGCCTTGTTCTTCTAACACGTCTGCTGTTGTTCTCACGGTATCTGCTCCTTTGGGAAGATGTTTTACTTTTTCTTCCACTTCTCTAGGCGTTAAGTCTGTGGCGGAAAGCATATACTTGACAATTACTGCGAAGATCTCTCCTGCTTCCTCTGCCTGCAATCCCTGAAATAATAGTTCCATTGCTTTATATATCCGGTCTCGTCTGTCTGGATAAAAGATATGTTCCAGAGTCAGGTTAAAGACCTTAAGGACAATAGTTGATTTGATCTCTTGCTTATTGATTTCCGGGACTTCAAGCAGGATATGTTCAAATTTGGGAATATACTTGAAATAATGCTCTTCTGGAGGCTTGAACATATCTGAAAACTCCAGACTGTAGTTCCATTTCTTCTTTCCATGGTAGAATACCACAGGGATAATTATCGGAAGCTCGTCCTTTTTTTTATTCTGCCATGCTTCGTTTAGATATCCGAACAGCTGGAGTTTTGTCAAACGATACAAATTGCTTTTATGTTCAATGAGCATATAAATTTCTGCAAGATCTCTATTCTTGAACTGGAGGGACATAACCAGGTCGGTCAGATTCTCCTTAAGCTCATCACTGACAAAGGATTTGGAAGACACTTCCAGCGTATCCAGGTCCAGCTGTGACGTAATCCTTTCTGGAAGATAATAGCGGATGAAATCCTTGGCATAGACCTCACGGCCCAAAATGTTCTTTACAAAACTATCGTGTGCTTTTGGTATTTTCTTACTCATATATTCTGTATATTAATCCTTTTTGGAAGAGTAGGCAAGCTCAGACTTAATACCAACTTTTGATAAATAGTTGACATTACGGTTTTCAGCTAGAAAATATCAAATAAAATCAACGTTGTATCCATAGCCCCCAACCCCGCCACCTTCACTCTGATAGGTAAATGCAAATTATTATTGACTTAATTTCGTTTTAGTTGATATAACCTAAACTCATGACAAACCATCCACAAAAAGGCAGCTCGATAAAAGTTGAGCCCATCAGAAACCTGGAAGATATCAAAAGCCATCAAGCAGCTGCTCCAAAATAAGCCGAGAGACTTGCTGCTGTTTACCATCGGGATCAATAATGGATTGCGTATCGGTGATATCCTGCAGCTGAAGGTAAAGCAGGTTCAGGGTTTGAGGCCTGGTGAGACACTGTGTATCAGGGAGCAGAAGACAGGCAAGGACAATATTTTGCTGATCAATAAGGCAGTGTACAAGGCACTGGATGTTTACCTGACCAGTGCCGGGCTTGAGCCTGACGATT
This genomic interval carries:
- a CDS encoding Rpn family recombination-promoting nuclease/putative transposase produces the protein MSKKIPKAHDSFVKNILGREVYAKDFIRYYLPERITSQLDLDTLEVSSKSFVSDELKENLTDLVMSLQFKNRDLAEIYMLIEHKSNLYRLTKLQLFGYLNEAWQNKKKDELPIIIPVVFYHGKKKWNYSLEFSDMFKPPEEHYFKYIPKFEHILLEVPEINKQEIKSTIVLKVFNLTLEHIFYPDRRDRIYKAMELLFQGLQAEEAGEIFAVIVKYMLSATDLTPREVEEKVKHLPKGADTVRTTADVLEEQGYNKAILEKPQWVTEGKLEATQETLIDLATEVYGPIPGMLQVKIKSIQSVENLRALTRKIIRTKSLDEFT